In one window of Atribacterota bacterium DNA:
- a CDS encoding competence/damage-inducible protein A produces the protein MDAEIISIGDEILCGNIVDTNANYIIKKLEEINLYVRHVSAVGDDEKELIDLLKVAYERSRVIITTGGLGPTEDDITFQSIARAFNLNLVKYPEAEAHMIKILNRINIDISQSNLKQTFLPEGSNCIINSYGTAPAIILEKDNRIIIALPGVPLEMKHLMKDKIIPFLQKRFPDIQKKQSRIIRISGLGESTVNDKIKDFIYKNKHLNTGIYASPEDIQIQLNAVGKTSQEATTILDEATEQLKDILGDYIFGFNQQSLEEIIGIMLKKQGLSLAVAESCTGGMLGETITSVPGSSDYFKGGIISYDGEIKEKLLGVPHETIIKYGQVSEEVARAMAEGVREKCFSDIGIGITGIAGPDGGSKDKPVGLVYIALSDIRQIVVQKHHLRKDRHTIRLRSVRKALNMLRMHLINNQTIKS, from the coding sequence ATGGATGCAGAAATAATCAGTATAGGTGATGAAATTCTTTGTGGCAATATTGTTGATACTAATGCCAATTATATTATAAAAAAATTAGAAGAAATTAACCTTTATGTACGACATGTTTCAGCTGTAGGAGATGATGAAAAAGAATTAATAGATTTACTCAAAGTTGCATATGAGCGCTCTCGGGTAATCATTACTACCGGAGGCCTGGGGCCTACAGAAGATGATATTACCTTCCAATCCATTGCCAGAGCATTTAATCTTAACCTGGTTAAGTATCCGGAAGCCGAGGCACATATGATTAAAATACTAAACAGAATAAATATTGATATTTCACAAAGTAACCTTAAACAGACTTTTCTTCCCGAAGGTTCAAATTGCATAATTAACAGTTATGGAACCGCGCCTGCTATTATTTTGGAAAAAGATAACCGCATTATAATTGCCTTACCGGGGGTTCCTCTGGAAATGAAACATTTAATGAAAGATAAAATAATTCCTTTTCTGCAAAAAAGATTTCCGGATATTCAAAAGAAACAATCCAGGATTATCAGGATTAGTGGTTTGGGGGAATCAACTGTAAATGATAAAATTAAGGATTTTATATATAAAAATAAACATTTAAACACAGGCATTTATGCAAGCCCCGAAGATATCCAAATCCAGTTAAATGCTGTTGGAAAAACCTCTCAAGAGGCTACAACCATATTAGATGAAGCCACTGAACAATTAAAAGACATATTAGGAGACTATATCTTTGGATTTAACCAGCAATCACTGGAAGAAATTATCGGTATTATGCTCAAAAAACAAGGTCTTTCTTTAGCAGTAGCAGAATCATGTACCGGTGGAATGTTAGGTGAAACAATTACTTCAGTTCCCGGCAGTTCCGATTATTTTAAAGGCGGCATTATTAGCTATGATGGTGAAATTAAAGAAAAGCTACTTGGAGTACCTCATGAAACTATAATAAAATATGGACAAGTAAGTGAAGAAGTAGCAAGGGCTATGGCAGAGGGTGTCCGGGAAAAATGTTTCAGTGACATTGGAATAGGTATTACGGGAATAGCAGGACCGGATGGTGGAAGTAAAGACAAGCCTGTGGGTTTAGTCTATATTGCTCTGTCGGACATAAGACAAATAGTTGTTCAAAAACATCATCTTCGAAAAGATCGTCATACTATTAGATTACGTTCTGTTCGCAAGGCATTAAACATGTTAAGGATGCATCTTATCAACAACCAGACCATTAAATCATAA
- a CDS encoding DUF5698 domain-containing protein, with amino-acid sequence MIDIINDIQNLNPIIWALFIFLSRVVDVSLGTFRVQMIVNRKKIAAGIIGFVEILIFILVVSKVIQDIGNWMNVLAYCAGFAAGNIVGISITEKFSHDIISIGVISKDHWPEIEQRLREEGFGVTRNLGYGLQGEIQVLRIITSRNLFPKIRDIALEYDRKAFITSYLIVGKSGGYMYNVKSKI; translated from the coding sequence ATGATTGACATTATTAATGATATTCAAAATTTAAATCCAATTATCTGGGCTTTGTTTATATTTTTGTCCAGAGTAGTTGATGTTTCTCTAGGTACTTTTCGTGTGCAAATGATTGTCAATAGGAAAAAAATTGCTGCAGGAATAATTGGCTTTGTTGAGATTCTAATTTTTATTCTTGTTGTATCTAAAGTTATTCAGGATATTGGTAATTGGATGAATGTGCTTGCTTATTGCGCAGGTTTTGCGGCCGGCAATATTGTAGGTATCAGCATCACTGAAAAATTCTCACATGATATAATATCAATCGGGGTTATATCCAAAGACCATTGGCCGGAGATTGAACAACGCCTAAGAGAAGAGGGATTCGGAGTGACCCGTAACCTGGGATATGGCCTACAGGGAGAAATACAAGTTTTAAGAATCATCACTTCAAGAAATTTATTTCCTAAGATTCGTGACATTGCACTGGAATACGATCGTAAAGCTTTCATTACTTCTTATCTTATTGTAGGTAAATCCGGTGGGTATATGTATAATGTTAAGAGCAAGATATGA